In Candidatus Cohnella colombiensis, one DNA window encodes the following:
- a CDS encoding type II toxin-antitoxin system PemK/MazF family toxin, with protein sequence MIVKRGDVYYAELSPVVGSEQGGVRPVLIIQNDIGNRFSPTVIVAAITAQIQKAKLPTHVEIEAKTHGMERDSVILMEQIRTIDKQRLTDKITHLDEETMRKVDEALQISVALIDF encoded by the coding sequence TTGATCGTCAAACGCGGGGATGTGTACTATGCGGAATTATCTCCGGTCGTCGGTTCGGAACAAGGCGGCGTGCGTCCCGTGCTGATCATCCAGAATGATATCGGTAATCGCTTCAGTCCAACAGTAATCGTAGCAGCGATTACCGCGCAGATCCAGAAAGCGAAGCTGCCGACACATGTGGAGATCGAGGCGAAGACTCATGGCATGGAACGAGATTCTGTTATCCTCATGGAGCAGATCCGCACCATCGATAAGCAACGCCTAACCGACAAAATTACACACCTAGACGAAGAGACGATGCGTAAAGTTGATGAGGCTCTACAAATAAGCGTTGCGTTAATCGACTTTTAA
- a CDS encoding aminopeptidase has product MTTFESNLDQYADLIVKIGVNVQPGQEVFITGSVEMADLVRRVATKAYGVGASNVHVDWIDEALTRLKYENAADDVFTRFPEWESAKRNAFVNNNAVFISIVSSNPDLLKGIDPNRISNFQKASGQGLSEFRRAIQADKVSWTVVAASTESWAVKVFPDVAPQQAVDQLWEAIFQSVRLHAPDPVKAWEEHNATLHQKSDILNENHFHKLHYRAPGTDLTVELPEKHVWVAASSTNANQVPFMANMPTEEVFTVPQKTGVDGYVSSTKPLSHGGNIIDGFRLEFEKGRIVKVEAKQGQEILERLVSTDEGSHYLGEVALVPHQSPISQSNILFLNTLFDENASNHLAIGSGYAFNVQGGKSMSAEELAQSGVNASIMHVDFMIGSAEMDIDGVRKDGSVVPIFRQGNWAI; this is encoded by the coding sequence ATGACAACTTTTGAAAGTAATTTGGATCAATATGCGGATTTAATCGTTAAGATTGGCGTGAATGTGCAACCTGGGCAGGAGGTTTTTATTACTGGCTCAGTGGAAATGGCGGATTTGGTGCGACGAGTTGCAACGAAGGCGTATGGAGTCGGTGCAAGCAACGTACATGTGGATTGGATCGATGAGGCATTGACACGCTTAAAATATGAGAATGCTGCGGACGATGTGTTTACGCGATTCCCGGAGTGGGAGTCGGCTAAACGGAACGCTTTCGTGAACAACAATGCGGTGTTCATCTCGATCGTCTCGTCGAATCCGGATCTGCTTAAAGGGATTGATCCGAATCGGATTAGCAATTTCCAAAAAGCTTCTGGTCAAGGGCTGTCCGAATTCCGTAGAGCGATTCAGGCAGATAAAGTGAGCTGGACGGTTGTTGCCGCTTCGACAGAAAGCTGGGCCGTGAAAGTATTCCCCGATGTTGCGCCACAGCAAGCTGTGGATCAGCTATGGGAAGCGATCTTCCAGTCGGTAAGACTGCATGCGCCTGATCCAGTGAAGGCGTGGGAAGAGCATAATGCGACGCTTCATCAGAAGAGTGATATTTTGAATGAGAACCATTTCCATAAGCTTCATTATCGAGCTCCGGGAACAGATCTAACCGTTGAATTGCCCGAAAAGCATGTATGGGTAGCGGCTAGTAGCACAAATGCGAATCAAGTGCCGTTCATGGCGAATATGCCAACGGAGGAAGTGTTTACAGTACCGCAGAAGACTGGGGTAGATGGTTATGTGTCCAGTACAAAGCCGCTGAGCCATGGGGGCAACATTATTGACGGTTTCCGCTTGGAGTTCGAAAAGGGCAGAATCGTTAAGGTTGAAGCGAAGCAAGGACAGGAAATTTTAGAGAGATTGGTAAGCACGGACGAGGGCTCGCATTACTTAGGCGAGGTGGCGCTAGTGCCGCATCAGTCGCCGATCTCACAATCCAATATTTTGTTCCTGAACACATTGTTTGATGAAAATGCATCGAATCACTTGGCGATCGGGAGCGGCTATGCCTTCAACGTTCAAGGCGGGAAGAGCATGAGTGCGGAGGAGCTTGCGCAAAGCGGTGTCAATGCAAGTATTATGCATGTTGACTTTATGATCGGCTCGGCAGAGATGGATATTGATGGTGTGCGTAAGGATGGTTCTGTCGTTCCGATTTTCAGACAAGGGAACTGGGCGATTTAA
- a CDS encoding Tex family protein, with protein MGDGKTTAVIDTQARMIKQIASELGISVQQVRTVASLLDEGNTIPFIARYRKEMTGELDEVKLRDIDDRRTYLKGLEDRKGEVIRLIEEQGKLTQELQAAIEQASKLQEVEDLYRPYRQKRKTRASVAKERGLEPLSVWVLSQPKQGDLLGEAAKYVDSDKSVNTPEEAIQGASDIIAEGISDDADIRRWVRRFTWDQGVLISKAKDADAESVYEMYYQYSEPVKRLPPHRVLAMNRGEREEVLGVSIDVAQERIVEELNRRLIRGASVTRSVLEATTEDAYKRLISPSIERELRGELTERAEEHAISIFSENLRNLLLQPPVKGRVVLGVDPAYRTGCKLAVIDDTGKLIEVAVTYPTPPHNKKAEAEVVFRRFISQYNVTLIVIGNGTGSRETEQFVVGIIQAMPEHKLQYLIVNEAGASVYSASKLAAEEFPDLDVSERSAVSIARRLQDPLAELVKIEPKAIGVGQYQHDVSQKRLDESLSGVVESAVNHVGVDVNTASPALLSYVSGINATLAKNIVKQREETGKFSDRKQLQKVPRLGAKAYEQCAGFLRISDGTNPLDRTPIHPESYEGVGRLFKELSLKLDDIGSESLKEKLQAIQLEDVSVRLGVGVPTLRDIVDSLMRPGRDPRDELPPPIFHTDVLNIDDLKSGMELKGTVRNVVDFGAFVDIGIKNDGLVHISQISNKFVKHPTEVVAVGDTVIVWVLGVDTNKGRVSLTMRQP; from the coding sequence ATGGGTGACGGAAAAACGACAGCGGTAATCGATACACAAGCAAGAATGATTAAGCAAATTGCGAGTGAGCTTGGGATTAGCGTCCAGCAGGTGCGAACAGTGGCCTCGCTGCTGGATGAGGGCAATACGATTCCTTTTATTGCGCGTTACCGGAAAGAGATGACCGGCGAGCTTGATGAGGTCAAGCTTCGGGATATCGATGACCGTCGCACCTACTTGAAGGGGTTAGAGGATCGTAAAGGCGAAGTGATTCGTCTGATTGAAGAGCAAGGGAAGCTGACGCAAGAGCTTCAAGCTGCAATCGAGCAGGCGAGCAAGCTACAAGAGGTCGAGGATTTGTATCGACCGTATCGTCAGAAGAGGAAGACTAGGGCTAGTGTGGCGAAGGAGCGTGGGTTAGAGCCGCTCTCAGTATGGGTGCTGTCACAGCCAAAACAAGGTGATTTGCTCGGTGAAGCTGCAAAATATGTAGATAGCGATAAGAGCGTAAATACACCCGAGGAAGCGATTCAAGGTGCATCGGATATTATTGCGGAAGGCATCTCTGATGATGCTGACATACGGCGCTGGGTTCGCAGGTTTACATGGGATCAAGGGGTGCTAATCAGTAAGGCAAAGGATGCGGATGCAGAATCGGTATATGAAATGTATTATCAATATTCCGAGCCTGTAAAGCGTCTTCCCCCTCACCGTGTATTAGCGATGAATCGCGGGGAACGCGAAGAAGTTCTCGGCGTCTCGATTGATGTTGCGCAGGAGAGAATCGTGGAAGAATTGAATCGCCGCCTCATTCGCGGGGCTTCTGTTACACGAAGCGTGCTCGAAGCAACGACTGAGGATGCATACAAGCGACTCATTTCACCATCAATCGAGCGCGAGCTACGTGGAGAATTGACGGAACGGGCAGAAGAGCATGCAATCAGCATCTTCTCTGAAAATTTACGTAACCTGTTGCTACAACCACCTGTAAAAGGTCGCGTCGTGCTCGGTGTCGACCCCGCCTATCGGACTGGCTGTAAGCTTGCAGTAATCGACGATACGGGCAAACTGATTGAAGTTGCGGTAACCTATCCGACGCCTCCGCACAATAAGAAGGCAGAGGCTGAGGTTGTGTTCCGTCGCTTCATTTCACAGTATAATGTGACGCTTATCGTCATTGGTAATGGAACTGGATCGCGTGAAACGGAGCAGTTCGTTGTCGGTATTATTCAAGCAATGCCTGAACACAAGCTGCAGTACTTGATCGTGAATGAAGCGGGCGCGAGTGTTTATTCAGCCTCCAAGCTTGCTGCGGAAGAATTCCCAGATCTCGACGTATCTGAGCGGAGCGCAGTGTCGATTGCAAGACGTCTGCAGGATCCACTTGCGGAGCTAGTCAAGATCGAACCGAAGGCGATTGGAGTTGGACAATATCAGCACGATGTGTCGCAGAAGCGACTGGATGAGAGCTTGTCCGGTGTTGTTGAATCGGCGGTTAACCATGTGGGCGTCGATGTGAATACAGCTTCTCCAGCACTTCTGTCATATGTGTCAGGTATAAACGCAACGTTAGCGAAAAATATTGTAAAGCAGCGCGAAGAGACCGGCAAATTTTCCGATCGTAAGCAGCTGCAAAAGGTTCCACGGCTTGGAGCGAAAGCTTATGAGCAATGTGCAGGTTTTCTGCGAATTTCCGATGGTACGAATCCACTGGATCGCACGCCAATTCACCCTGAATCTTACGAAGGTGTGGGCAGGCTGTTCAAGGAACTCAGTCTCAAGCTTGATGATATTGGCTCGGAGTCGTTGAAGGAGAAGCTGCAAGCTATTCAGTTGGAAGATGTGTCTGTACGGCTTGGCGTAGGTGTGCCGACGCTGCGTGATATCGTCGATAGCCTCATGCGTCCAGGTCGTGATCCGCGTGATGAATTACCGCCTCCGATCTTCCATACAGATGTGCTTAACATCGATGATCTTAAGTCTGGTATGGAGCTCAAAGGGACCGTTCGTAACGTCGTCGATTTCGGCGCATTTGTCGATATCGGCATCAAAAATGATGGATTGGTTCATATTTCGCAAATTAGCAATAAATTCGTAAAGCATCCTACTGAAGTTGTCGCTGTTGGTGATACAGTTATCGTGTGGGTGCTTGGTGTAGATACGAATAAAGGACGAGTCAGCCTGACGATGCGCCAGCCTTAG
- a CDS encoding Rrf2 family transcriptional regulator — translation MNPEKCIGTHHPRWFGLALQALVILSKNEVQKCPSVELAAQLQSEPTQLRRILATLAKGDILETQEGRDGGYRLKRSADTITLADVYKVLQVSDPLSSGIKETAGTHPFGIEMKSIFCELTSEMDRSLVETLSKYTIGQLSHRAFSCESQRVDELKV, via the coding sequence GTGAACCCCGAGAAATGTATCGGAACCCATCATCCTAGATGGTTTGGATTGGCGTTGCAGGCGCTAGTCATTTTATCGAAGAATGAAGTGCAGAAATGCCCGAGCGTGGAGCTTGCTGCTCAGCTGCAATCAGAGCCGACGCAGCTTAGGCGTATTCTCGCAACACTCGCTAAAGGAGACATTCTGGAAACGCAGGAAGGTCGCGACGGGGGCTATCGGTTGAAGAGATCAGCGGATACGATCACATTGGCGGATGTTTACAAAGTGCTTCAAGTCAGTGATCCGCTCAGCTCTGGTATTAAAGAAACGGCAGGCACGCATCCTTTTGGAATAGAAATGAAATCGATTTTCTGCGAATTGACTTCCGAAATGGATCGCTCGCTAGTGGAAACTTTGAGCAAGTACACAATTGGACAACTATCCCATCGCGCATTTTCATGTGAAAGTCAGCGTGTGGATGAATTAAAGGTGTAA
- a CDS encoding nitroreductase family protein has protein sequence MSTSTVVRDQLFSTVVQERRSVRSYDPNYKIAKEEIKELLEEAILAPSSSNLQPWRFIVIDSQELQEKLLPIAYNQKQIVDASAVIVVLGDLESYKLTEKIYNRSFEQGFMPEDVKNSMSERTYKTYSSLPVESAKQIVYTDGGLVSMQLMLGARARGYDTVPMGGYNAEQLKEAFGISERYVPVMLIALGKALNPGRPSVRLTVDEVTSWNEMSL, from the coding sequence ATGTCTACGAGTACGGTTGTGCGAGATCAATTATTTTCTACGGTTGTACAAGAACGTCGATCAGTGAGAAGCTATGATCCGAATTATAAAATTGCTAAGGAAGAGATCAAAGAGTTATTGGAGGAAGCGATACTCGCACCTTCATCCTCGAATCTACAGCCTTGGCGGTTTATCGTCATTGATTCTCAGGAGCTACAAGAAAAGCTGCTTCCAATTGCATACAACCAGAAGCAAATTGTAGATGCTTCAGCCGTCATTGTTGTGCTGGGTGACCTAGAGAGCTACAAGTTGACCGAGAAAATTTACAATCGCTCGTTTGAACAAGGCTTCATGCCGGAGGATGTCAAAAATTCGATGTCCGAGCGCACGTACAAGACGTACTCCAGTCTTCCCGTTGAATCTGCCAAACAAATCGTATATACGGATGGCGGTCTCGTATCCATGCAGTTGATGCTGGGCGCACGTGCGAGAGGATACGACACGGTGCCGATGGGTGGCTACAATGCAGAGCAGCTCAAGGAGGCTTTCGGCATTAGCGAACGCTACGTCCCAGTAATGCTCATCGCACTAGGGAAAGCGTTGAATCCAGGGAGACCTTCGGTACGATTGACAGTGGACGAAGTGACTAGCTGGAATGAAATGTCCTTGTAA
- the cmpA gene encoding cortex morphogenetic protein CmpA codes for MPLWLCNQLMSAFQKKDRRQICLLNDCWYYYRAKPDRTKDTIEF; via the coding sequence ATGCCGCTTTGGTTATGTAATCAGCTTATGTCCGCTTTTCAGAAAAAGGACCGTCGGCAAATTTGTCTATTGAATGATTGTTGGTATTATTACCGCGCGAAACCCGACAGGACGAAGGATACAATCGAGTTTTGA
- a CDS encoding hydrolase/acyltransferase, whose product MPEMSYVILQWEQGKLEFVEMPASHAYQLSALNLRLHKELLKLTADNVPQLPKAIAECSKLDLLDEQLTLFSGLQYINELERTFNEIREDAYPLISLLTEIRALQAQLEQWYEDEDMLS is encoded by the coding sequence ATGCCTGAAATGTCTTATGTTATATTGCAATGGGAGCAAGGGAAGCTCGAATTCGTCGAGATGCCCGCATCCCATGCATACCAATTAAGCGCACTTAACCTTCGTTTACATAAGGAACTGCTTAAGTTAACCGCTGACAATGTTCCTCAGCTGCCAAAGGCTATTGCCGAATGCAGTAAGCTAGATTTGCTCGACGAGCAGCTTACATTGTTCTCGGGACTACAATATATCAATGAGCTTGAACGTACTTTTAACGAGATTCGTGAGGACGCTTATCCGCTCATTTCCTTGCTAACGGAAATTCGTGCTCTTCAAGCACAGCTTGAGCAATGGTACGAAGATGAGGATATGTTGTCATAG
- a CDS encoding SprT family protein, with the protein MNNSQLQQWVERISLDSFGIPFRHQATFNARLRTTGGRYFTKSHNIEISPHQLAVHGEAETEAIIKHELCHYHLHIQRRGYQHRDADFKQLLQQVGATRHCRSLPGLERRRQTVKYKLKCHSCGMEYPRKRRLDPRKYVCGRCRGKLELLHVEPTLAQSEG; encoded by the coding sequence GTGAATAATTCACAGCTGCAACAATGGGTCGAACGGATCTCACTCGATTCCTTCGGCATACCGTTCCGGCATCAAGCTACGTTTAACGCGAGATTGAGGACGACAGGTGGACGCTACTTCACTAAGAGTCATAACATCGAGATCAGTCCGCATCAGCTTGCTGTTCATGGAGAGGCTGAGACGGAAGCGATCATTAAACATGAATTATGTCATTATCATCTTCATATTCAGCGTCGAGGCTATCAGCACCGTGATGCTGATTTCAAACAGTTGCTGCAGCAGGTAGGCGCAACAAGACATTGTCGTTCACTCCCTGGTCTAGAGAGGAGACGTCAGACTGTAAAGTATAAGCTGAAATGCCACTCGTGTGGGATGGAATATCCGCGCAAGCGTCGCTTGGACCCACGCAAGTACGTATGCGGTCGTTGTCGCGGTAAGCTGGAGCTACTGCATGTGGAGCCAACTCTAGCACAATCAGAAGGGTGA
- a CDS encoding ATP-binding protein — translation MAKIMDYIRRSIKAKMTAMMVMSLSLILLGAVVVPWGTLQSVQKFDQTTNQLRNSQEHITNIANETNEIILRVRGYFAYLDSYEYNHIFEAKDKLDKALASFKSTPLSDDEKGLVERVETFFDNYINRVLPQGAAFAEKGDYTSLRKLITLGANNPVNEIILYAQTSEKLIQTKLKAANEKLLNNLFYQGVYFIVYIMVVIVLSIYIMRKLATDIGNPLGRLAQYAVNYEKGIVIEGNLQERKDEIGYLTRSLNSMIYDIQEQEEELLAQNEELQAQQDELHAQQDELQQAISIMEDNEQYLNKRNLLNQSLANTLDKKELLHSIVRNIVEITGSEKGLMKLMNDSNDYAAYGVSQEEAVQFMNGFEQSPAIRAMDTKKLYIRERAATAGEKGYVSEPIQAVDIYVPLFKGNNEISAVIVLTRVGKAVANREEQEIKGLAGQISLSLEKLEMYEASENQRQMTRDILNTIQAGVQFVNLEGQMLLVNEKLNEMLELSPNSTQLAGKSIDQIQALLGSKIEGAERLFEFQSGAILSDETHGGSTNYVLYKKSSQHYIQMYWEPIYRNKQKFGVLFVHRDITKEHEVDRMKSEFVSTVSHELRTPLASILGFSELLLHRELKPERQRKYMSTIHQEAKRLTQLVNDFLDLQRMENGMQFYDQKPFDLIPLIEEVKEIEQTTTSNHAINWNTELEHAMVLGDRDKIYQVMINLISNAIKYSPAGGRIQISSRLDGGSIRIDISDEGLGIPESAISSLFSKFYRVDNSDRREIGGTGLGLAIVKEIVTQHQGTVSVKSKIGEGSTFTFLIPMYIEEANVLLEAAATKQHMDSTGLNVMLVENDHSLSIMLRDELVEKGYHTAVYVDGLSALDAMEQEQPDLLILDLKLAPELSGWEVIERMKASKKLRGIPIIISSAFEEKERALALGITHFLIKPYIPAKLIEAIEQLLESQKGEEKTIDPT, via the coding sequence ATGGCTAAAATAATGGATTACATTAGGCGAAGCATTAAAGCGAAAATGACAGCAATGATGGTCATGAGCCTTTCACTAATTTTGCTCGGTGCGGTTGTCGTGCCGTGGGGAACGCTGCAGTCCGTTCAGAAGTTTGACCAAACAACGAATCAATTGCGTAATAGCCAAGAGCATATTACGAATATTGCAAATGAAACGAATGAAATTATTTTACGGGTACGGGGTTATTTTGCGTATTTAGACAGCTATGAATATAATCACATCTTTGAAGCTAAGGACAAGCTGGATAAGGCGCTAGCATCCTTTAAGAGCACCCCGCTGTCTGATGATGAGAAGGGCCTTGTAGAACGCGTAGAAACGTTCTTCGATAACTACATCAATCGTGTGTTACCACAAGGAGCCGCATTTGCTGAGAAGGGTGATTATACATCGCTCCGCAAGCTGATTACACTCGGGGCGAACAATCCGGTTAATGAAATTATTTTATATGCGCAGACATCTGAGAAATTAATACAAACGAAGCTAAAAGCTGCGAATGAGAAGCTATTGAATAATCTTTTTTACCAAGGCGTTTATTTTATCGTATACATTATGGTAGTGATTGTGCTCTCCATTTATATTATGCGCAAGCTCGCGACAGACATTGGAAATCCGCTTGGACGACTGGCGCAATATGCGGTGAATTATGAGAAGGGAATTGTGATTGAGGGAAATCTTCAAGAGCGCAAGGATGAGATCGGTTATTTGACTCGATCGCTGAACAGCATGATTTATGATATCCAGGAGCAGGAAGAGGAATTGCTTGCGCAGAATGAAGAGCTGCAGGCTCAGCAGGACGAGCTCCATGCCCAGCAAGATGAATTGCAACAGGCGATTAGCATTATGGAGGACAATGAGCAGTATTTAAACAAACGTAACCTGTTGAACCAATCGCTTGCGAATACATTGGATAAGAAGGAGCTTTTACATAGCATTGTTCGCAACATCGTGGAAATTACAGGCTCAGAAAAAGGGCTCATGAAATTAATGAATGATTCCAATGATTATGCAGCATATGGAGTTTCTCAGGAGGAAGCTGTTCAATTTATGAATGGCTTCGAGCAAAGCCCTGCTATTCGTGCGATGGATACTAAGAAGCTGTACATACGCGAAAGAGCAGCGACTGCAGGTGAGAAGGGCTACGTCTCAGAGCCTATCCAAGCAGTTGATATATATGTTCCATTATTTAAAGGAAATAATGAAATTTCCGCAGTCATTGTTCTTACTCGTGTTGGCAAAGCGGTCGCGAATCGTGAAGAGCAAGAAATCAAAGGACTTGCCGGTCAAATTTCATTGTCGCTCGAAAAGCTGGAGATGTACGAAGCATCAGAGAATCAGCGTCAGATGACGCGGGATATTTTGAATACCATTCAGGCTGGCGTACAGTTTGTGAACCTTGAAGGACAGATGCTTTTAGTGAACGAGAAGCTTAATGAAATGTTGGAGCTGTCTCCGAACTCTACACAGCTTGCCGGCAAGTCAATAGACCAAATTCAAGCGTTGCTTGGGTCCAAAATTGAAGGTGCTGAACGGTTGTTTGAATTTCAAAGCGGGGCTATTCTCAGTGACGAGACGCACGGGGGCAGCACGAATTATGTATTGTATAAAAAAAGTTCGCAGCACTACATCCAAATGTATTGGGAACCGATCTATCGCAATAAACAGAAGTTTGGCGTCTTATTCGTGCATCGTGATATTACGAAAGAGCACGAAGTGGACAGGATGAAGTCTGAATTTGTAAGTACGGTCAGCCATGAGTTACGCACTCCGCTCGCTAGTATTCTTGGTTTCTCGGAGCTGTTGTTGCATCGGGAGCTGAAGCCGGAACGTCAGCGCAAATATATGTCAACCATACATCAAGAGGCGAAACGCCTTACACAGCTTGTTAACGACTTCCTTGATCTGCAACGGATGGAAAATGGTATGCAGTTTTACGATCAAAAGCCGTTCGATCTCATTCCTCTCATTGAGGAAGTTAAGGAAATCGAACAAACAACGACTTCTAATCATGCGATTAACTGGAATACTGAGCTTGAGCATGCGATGGTGCTAGGAGATCGCGACAAAATATATCAAGTCATGATTAATTTGATTAGCAATGCAATCAAGTACTCGCCTGCCGGCGGTCGTATTCAAATTTCTTCTCGACTTGACGGTGGAAGTATTAGGATAGATATTTCTGATGAAGGATTAGGTATTCCCGAGTCAGCAATTTCGAGCTTGTTTAGTAAATTTTATCGCGTAGATAATTCCGATCGACGTGAAATTGGCGGTACAGGGCTTGGGCTAGCGATTGTTAAGGAGATAGTGACTCAGCATCAAGGAACGGTTAGCGTGAAGTCCAAGATCGGTGAAGGCAGTACGTTCACATTTCTGATTCCGATGTATATAGAGGAAGCGAATGTTCTGTTGGAAGCTGCAGCTACTAAACAACATATGGACAGTACTGGCTTGAATGTTATGCTCGTGGAAAATGATCATAGCTTGTCAATCATGCTACGGGACGAACTGGTCGAGAAGGGTTATCACACAGCCGTATATGTGGACGGGTTAAGCGCTCTTGACGCGATGGAGCAGGAGCAACCGGATCTACTTATCCTCGATCTCAAGCTTGCACCTGAACTGAGTGGTTGGGAAGTCATTGAACGGATGAAAGCTTCAAAAAAGCTAAGAGGCATTCCGATAATCATATCCAGTGCATTTGAAGAGAAGGAAAGAGCTCTGGCGTTGGGGATTACACACTTTTTAATAAAGCCGTATATACCGGCTAAATTAATTGAAGCGATTGAACAGTTACTTGAATCTCAAAAAGGCGAGGAGAAGACCATTGATCCCACCTAA
- a CDS encoding response regulator, producing MIPPKFKQLVEQRIRGTFDDWASKGSIEETEIYRFLHNLKGTAGTIGMKAIEREADHLLGLFSDVSRRLFDYGECFDLLKGLLLELPQEGDQEQLEDSELTTSTAGSSQIGNRILVIDDDVELAAYLKAVLEERNYPVNIALSAERGLKMFYDLKPDMILLDIFLPDTNGLEVLKQIVEKSHQEHSPVIVISSEDTKTHRINAYRFGAMDFFAKPIDQELLLALIDNRFKIKQQWEQSIIVDELTGAYNRKYFNRTLRQLIMDFQRTKRVFTIAIMDLDHFKRVNDTYGHLKGDEVLRSFAEVVMELKREEDSLCRYGGEEFALLLPNTSKEQAVHVLDRIRERLSARLFEADGGPFQVTFTSGVTDIHLDNMHAEQLVEEADQALYVGKESGRNQTVIFAPQLISHNYEQMLNIVVVDDDPLIRELVVSELSQWQPNRSLEVAVKSYDNGVEFLQSDWFKEKQKYIILLDGAMPTMDGVEVLNELRVQYQERDIVIAMLTARGNQTDIIHALQHGADDYIIKPFQMTELVARVERLVHKLFK from the coding sequence TTGATCCCACCTAAATTTAAACAGCTTGTTGAGCAACGAATCCGCGGTACATTTGATGATTGGGCTAGTAAAGGCTCAATTGAGGAAACGGAAATTTATCGGTTTCTGCACAACTTGAAGGGTACAGCAGGAACGATCGGGATGAAAGCCATCGAACGAGAAGCAGATCACTTACTTGGTTTATTCTCAGATGTAAGCAGACGGTTATTTGACTATGGGGAGTGCTTTGATTTGCTCAAGGGACTCCTCCTTGAGCTACCGCAAGAAGGAGATCAAGAACAGCTGGAAGACAGCGAATTGACAACTTCGACTGCTGGGAGTAGTCAGATAGGTAACCGTATTCTCGTCATTGATGATGACGTGGAACTGGCAGCTTATTTGAAAGCTGTTCTGGAGGAGCGCAATTATCCCGTAAATATCGCATTATCAGCTGAGCGTGGTTTAAAGATGTTCTACGATCTGAAGCCGGATATGATTTTATTAGATATATTCCTGCCGGATACAAATGGTTTAGAAGTGTTGAAACAAATCGTAGAGAAATCGCATCAAGAGCATTCACCAGTCATCGTAATAAGCAGTGAAGATACGAAAACGCATCGAATAAATGCGTATCGCTTCGGTGCGATGGATTTTTTTGCAAAGCCGATCGATCAAGAGTTGTTGCTTGCGCTAATTGATAACCGCTTTAAAATCAAGCAGCAATGGGAGCAATCTATTATCGTAGATGAACTGACCGGTGCGTACAATCGCAAATATTTCAATCGAACGCTAAGACAGCTCATTATGGACTTCCAACGCACAAAGCGTGTGTTTACAATTGCAATTATGGACCTTGATCATTTCAAACGAGTAAATGACACCTACGGTCATCTTAAAGGCGATGAGGTGCTTAGAAGCTTTGCAGAAGTTGTAATGGAGCTTAAACGAGAGGAAGATTCATTGTGTCGCTATGGAGGAGAAGAGTTTGCTCTATTGCTCCCTAATACGAGTAAGGAACAGGCGGTACATGTGCTTGATCGAATTCGAGAACGCTTGTCTGCTCGATTATTCGAAGCTGATGGGGGTCCGTTCCAGGTCACTTTCACCTCTGGAGTAACCGACATACATTTAGATAACATGCACGCTGAACAGCTCGTGGAAGAAGCAGATCAGGCGCTTTATGTGGGCAAGGAATCGGGCAGGAATCAGACTGTTATCTTTGCTCCTCAGCTCATTAGTCATAACTATGAACAGATGTTAAATATAGTCGTGGTTGACGATGATCCGCTTATTCGCGAGCTTGTCGTCTCGGAGTTAAGTCAGTGGCAGCCGAATCGGAGCCTTGAAGTAGCGGTGAAGAGCTATGATAATGGTGTTGAATTTTTACAGTCGGACTGGTTCAAAGAGAAACAAAAGTACATTATATTACTCGATGGTGCAATGCCGACAATGGACGGTGTTGAAGTGTTAAACGAGCTTCGTGTGCAATATCAAGAAAGAGATATCGTTATTGCGATGCTGACCGCAAGGGGTAATCAGACCGATATTATTCATGCATTGCAGCACGGAGCGGATGACTATATTATTAAGCCATTCCAGATGACCGAGCTTGTAGCCCGAGTGGAGCGCTTGGTCCACAAATTATTCAAATGA
- a CDS encoding response regulator, translated as MRKILIVDDEEILRMLIADTLEDLDVQIDVAEDGKVALRKLEETNYDLMLLDYMMPELTGMEVLEQLPQLKKDRMPILMLTAKAQESDRKKAMDAGVRSFLPKPFSPLELLRVVEEILSET; from the coding sequence ATGCGTAAAATATTAATTGTAGATGATGAAGAGATACTGCGGATGTTGATCGCGGATACACTTGAGGATTTGGATGTTCAGATTGATGTCGCAGAGGATGGAAAAGTGGCGCTGCGCAAATTGGAAGAGACGAATTATGACCTGATGTTACTAGACTATATGATGCCGGAGCTGACAGGTATGGAAGTATTAGAGCAGCTACCGCAACTCAAGAAAGATAGGATGCCCATTCTGATGTTAACAGCGAAAGCTCAGGAATCAGATCGGAAGAAAGCGATGGATGCTGGGGTGAGGAGTTTTTTGCCAAAGCCGTTTAGTCCATTAGAATTGCTTCGTGTCGTTGAGGAAATATTGAGTGAAACCTAA